The Stigmatella aurantiaca DW4/3-1 genome contains the following window.
CTCTTCCGCACCTCGGGGCGGCGCTTCGTGGACATGGGCTCCGGCCAGGTGTCCTACTCGGACCGGATGCCCTGAGCGGCTGCTACCGTTCCGCCCACGCATCGCCTAGTGTGCCCGGCCGACATGCGCCGTGCTCCGCTCGCCACGCTCCTGCTCGCGGTCCTCGCACTCCCGGCGTGCGTCCACACCCGCCGTCCGGCGCGGCCCACCCTGCCCGCCGTCGCCCAGGAACTCTTGGCCGCCATCGAGCAAGAGGGCGCGCTGGCTGGAGCCCTCGTCGTGGATGCCCAGACAGGCCGGGCGCTCTTCGCGCACCGCGAGCGCGTGCGCCTGCTTCCCGCCTCCACGATGAAGCTGGTCTCCACCTCCTCGGCCCTGGCCACGCTCGGACCGGACTTCCGGTTCGTCACCCCGGTGCTGCTGGAGGGCACCCACCAGGGCGCCCTCTTCGAGGGGGATGTGGTGGTGGTGTCCTCGGGAGACCCCTCGCTGGGCTCGTGGCGCTTTCCCGAGACCGTTCCCGTCTGTGAGCAGATCTCCGAGGCGCTCTGGGGGCGGGGCATCCGCCAGTGGCGGGGGGCCCTCCGGGTCGAGTCCTCCGAGGTGGACTTCGATGGGCCGCTGGGGCCGGGCTGGGCGTGGGACGATGCCGCCTATGCGATGAGCGCGCCCCCGACCCCCTTCGTCTTCCGGGAGAACGTGGTCGACCTGGCCCTGACCCGCCCCGAGGGGACGGCCTGTGCCGAGCCTCCCGCGGTGCAGGTATCACCGCCCTTCGCCACGTTCCCCACCACCCTCCAACTCGACACGAGCGCCACGAAGCCAGGGCTCTCCTGCGTCCGCGCCCGGAACGCCCCGGGGGTCCGGTGCGTGTGGCGCTCGTCCTCGGACCAATGTCCCCGGGCCGCCTCCCTGCGCCTCTCCATCGACGACCCACAGGCCCTCTTCACGGCCTGCGTGGAGGACGCGCTCTCCCGCAAGGGCCTCACCCGCCTTCCCGCCCGGAGCCCCTCCGCCCCTCCGCCGCCGCAGACCCGCCAGAGCCTGCTCGAGCTCATCAGCCCCCCGCTCAGCGAGCTGGTGAAGGCGACGAACAAGGAATCCCTCAACCTCTATGCGGACCGGCTGGGCTTGCGCTTCGCCCGCGAGCGCACCGGCCACGAGGGCTTCTCGGCCCTGCGCACCGCGCTGGCGGAGGAGCTGGCGCGCCGGGGCATCTCTCCCCGGGAGATGCGGCCCGTGGATGGCAGCGGCCTGTCGCGCTACAACCTCGCCACCGCCCAGGGGCTCGTGCAGGTGCTCTTCACGAGCCTGAAGGAGCCCTACGGTGCCGCCCTCTCGGACAGCCTGCCCATTGCCGGGGTGGATGGGACGCTGGCCAACCGCCGCCTCTCCGCGCAGACCCTGGGCCGCATCCGGGCCAAGACGGGCACGCTCTCCAGCCAGAAAGCCTTCGCCGGTATCGCCGAGCGCCCCGGGGACCTCGAACACCCCCGGGTGGTCTTCGCCCTGATGCTGGGCAACATGGACGAGCAGCCCGCCCTCTCGGCCAACGACGTGTTCGACCGCTTCGCGGAGGCGCTGGTCAACCTCCCGCTTCAGTAGTCCTCCCCCGCCTCTTCCGCCTGGAGTCTTTCTTGCCCTCCAAGATCGCCCTTGCCTCGCTCGCGCTGCTCCTGCCGCTCACCGCGTCCGCCGCCGCCAAGGCCGGCAAAGCGCCCAAGCCTCCCGTGGCGGAGAAGAAACCCGTGGTGGACACCTACCACGGCACCGCGGTGGAGGACCCTTACCAGTGGCTCGAGTCCAACGAGCCGCAGGTGCAGGAATGGACGCACGGCCAGAACGCCTATACCCGCGCGGTGCTGGACAAGCTGCCGGGACGCGATGCCATCCGCCAGCGCATCGGCGAGCTGTTCACCTGGCAGTCCCCCGCCTATTTCGGGTTGATGAAGGCGGGAGACACCTTGTTCGCCCTGAAGAGCCAACCTCCCCGGCAGCAACCGCTGCTGGTGGTGCTCGGCAGCGTGGAGGACGTGGCCAGCGAGCGCATCCTGCTGGACCCGATGGAAGTGGACCCTTCTGGCCACACATCCATCGACTTCTATGAGCCCACGCTCGATGGCCAGAAGGTGGCCGTCTCGCTGTCGAAGAACGGAACGGAGAGCGGCGATGTGTCCGTCTACGACGTGGCCACGGGCAAGCCGCTTGCCGACGAGGTGGTGCCGCGGGTGAACGGCGGCACGGCGGGCGGCAGCCTCGCGTGGAGCGCGGATGGCAAGGGCTACTTCTACACGCGCTATCCCCGGGGAACGGAGCGCTCGGGCGAAGACCTGAACTTCTTCCAGCAGGTGTACTTCCACCGGCTCGGGACGCCGACCGAGAAGGACAGCTATGCGCTGGGCAAGGACTTCCCCCGCATCGCCATGACCCAGTTGGAGACCTCCCAGGACGGCCAGTTCACCACCGCCCTGGTGGCCAACGGCGATGGTGGGGAATACGCCCTGTACCTCTTCAGTGCCTCGGGCCAGTGGACGCAAATCTCCCGCTTCGAGGACAAGGTGGTGGGCGGGCGTTTTGGCCAGGACGGAGCGCTGTACCTGCTGTCGATCCAGGATGCCCCCCGGGGCAAGGTGCTGAGGCTGCCGCTGGCCACGCCGTCGCTGGACAAGGCCTCGGTGCTCGTCCCCGAAGGCCAGGCAACCCTCCAGGGCTTCCTGCCCACGCCGGGCAGGCTCTACATCGTCGAGCAGCTCGGGGGGCCGTCCCAGCTGCGCATGGTGGATCTGAAGGGACAGCCCTTGGGGTTGGTCCCCACGCTGCCGGTGTCCTCCGTGGGAGGCCTGGTCCGCCAAGGCGGCGATGACATCCTCTTCGCCAATTCGAGCAACGTGCAGCCCTCGGCCTGGTACCGCTACGCGGCCCAGGAGGGCAAGGTGCTGAAGACGGCGCTGGTGCAGACCTCGCCCAAGGACATCAGCGGCACGGAGGTCATCCGGGACGAGGCCGTCTCCAAGGATGGCACCCGGATTCCGCTCACCATCCTCAAGCCCCAGGGGGTGAAGCTCAATGGCAACAACCCCACCCTGCTGACCGGCTACGGCGGCTTCAACGTCCCCACCACGCCGGGCTTCAACAAGGCGAGCATCGCGTGGCTGGAGCAAGGAGGCATCATCGCCATCGCCAACCTGCGCGGCGGCTCGGAGTTCGGCGAGGAGTGGCACGCCAACGGCGCGCTCACGAAGAAGCAGAACGTCTTCGACGACTTCTACGCCTGCGCGAAACTCCTGGTGGAGAAGAAATACACCCAGCCGAAGAAGCTGGGCATCCAGGGCGGCAGCAACGGGGGTCTGCTGATGGGCGCGGAGCTCATCCAGCACCCGGAGATGTTTGGCGCCGTCGTGGCCCGCGTGGGCATCTACGACATGCTGCGCTCGGAGCGGACGCCCAACGGGCAATTCAACTCCACCGAGTTTGGCTCGGTGAAGGACCCCGAGCAGTTCAAGGCGCTCTATGCCTACTCGCCGTATCACCACGTCGAGGAGGGAAAGAAATACCCGCCGGTGCTCTTCACCGCGGGCGCCAATGATCCCCGCGTGGACCCCTTCCACTCCCGGAAGATGGTGGCCCGCCTGCAAGCCGCCACGGACAACAAGAGCCGGATCCTCCTGAGGACGGCGGGCGGCGGCCACGGCGGGGGGACACCTCTGTCCGAGCGAATCGAGGAAATGACAGACGTCTATGCGTTCCTCTTCAACGAGCTGGGCGTGAAGTACCACCCCGTGAAGCAAGTGGCCGCCCCCAAGGCCAAGTGATGAAGCCCTGAGGGGTGCTGCGCGGCACAACCCCTGAGGTATGATGGCCCCTCCCGTGAGGCGCCCCATGCAGACTCGCCGCCCCCCCGAGCTGAACCCCGCCCTGCTTCCGCCAGGCACCGCCGTGGGTTCCTGGCGCGTGCGGGCCTGGGCGGGAGGCGGTGTCCATGGCGCTGTCTATCAGGCAGTGCCCTGGAATGATGAGCGTGCCAACCCCGTGGCCCTCAAGCTGGCGCTGCTCCCCAGAGATCCCCGTTTCGCACGCGAGGTGGAATTGCTCTCCCGCGTGCGGCACCCCCACATCCCCCGCTTGAGAGACTCTGGCACCTGGCAGCACCCGGGCGGCACGCTCCACCCCTTTCTCGTCATGGACTGGGTGGACGGAACGCCGCTGTATGACTGGGCGCAACAGTTCCGTCCCTCCTCTCAGCAGGTGCTTCGGCTGTTGGCCCAGGTGGCGCGCGCCCTCCAAGCGCTGCACTCCCAGGGATGCCTCCACCGCGACGTCAAGGGCGGCAACGTGCTGGTGCATCCCTCCGGCCACCGCGCCCTGCTCACCGACTTCGGCTCGGGCCGTTACCCCGATGCCGCCACCCTCACCCCTGGCACGTTGCCTCCAGGCACCCCGGCCTACCGCTCGCCAGAAGCGTGCTTGTTCGAGCTCCAGTTCTTCCGGGATCCCCAAGCCCATTACGCCGCTCAACCGACAGATGACCTCTATGCCCTGGGAGTCACCGCCTACCGGCTCGTCACGGGCGAGTACCCTGAGCTTGCAGAACCCTCCAAGGATGCGTCGGGCATTTGGCACCTGGAGGGGATTGCCTCTCCCGCTCCACGGGCCCTCAACCCTCGCGTGGCGCCACAGCTCAATGCCTTGATCCTTCGCATGCTCTCGGTACAGCCCCAGGAGCGAGGCTCTGCGGAAGAGCTGGCGAAGGCGATGGAGCAGGCTGCGGAACATCCCCTGCCAGAGACCACCCAGTCTCTCTTCCCCCAGGAGATGACCGAGGAGACGGCGCCAGTTGCCCAGAAATCGCCTCTCACACCGGAGGCCACTGAGCCCATCGGACACCCAGCACACCGGCGGAATGGGTTGTCCCGGCTCGCAACGGTCGCAGTGCTTCTGTCGCTGGGCGCCTGGGCAGGCTGGATTGCTCGTGGGCAGACCCCGGAGCCTCCTGCTGTTGTCAGGCAGAAGAGTGGCGGTGCTCATGAAGAGGACGGAGTTCCATCCGGATTGGGAGATGCGGCCGCAACCGCTTCATCAGTAGCCTCTCCCAATTCTTCCACACCAGGCGTCTTGGCAGAGGACACGCCCCCCACCCCTGTGCCCGGGCAAATGCGGCCCGATGCGAAGGGACGCTGCCCTCACAAACGGCAGATTGCTCTCAATGGAAGTTGTTGGGTGGAACTGGAGCGCGAGAAGTGCGAAGCGCTCAACCTGCCTGTGTACAAAGGCACCTGCTACATGCCGGTATTCCCCCCCAAACGCCCTCCCACCTCCACGCCCGCGACTCAGCCTTGATGGGGCTCAAGGCGCCATGCGTGCACCAATCTCAGGAAATCGCTCATAGGCATCCTGGAGCGCGCCCAAGTGGGTTGGGTTATCGAGATCGAGCGGCGTGTCCGTAAGCTGAACCACCCACCCATCCATCGCGGTACGCCGCGCCCGAGAGAGCAGGTCCGCGTCTCGGGCAGGGTCCGGGAACCCGATGACTCGTGCGGCAGCAGCTGACCAGTAGTTCAGCCATCCCAGGCGATGTGGAATCTCAGGAGAGCGGATTTTCTCCGGGAGCTTGAGGGCAGGCAGCCCCCGTGGCGGAGTCTCTGGCATCTGCGGGTGGACCGTTTGCGCCGCGATTTCCGTGCTCGCACGAAAGGGAGTGGCATGTCCCCACAACGCCCTCCCTCCCTCTGCCACAGCCGCAAGCATGTCCGCCGCAACCGTGAGCACGGTGGTGTCCAAAGGCACTTCCGCGTGAACCTCGAACAGCGCCTGGCGGCCGGGCCCAGTTGCCGACAGTCCCAGATCAAACATCGTCACTGGAAAACTCTCGTCATTTTTGCAAACGAGTTGGAAGCCTCCGCCTTTCCTAGCCTGAGCGAGCCATGCATCACGCTGCGGCAGTGGCATCAGTTGATGGCTTTCAGAAACGGTCCACGCCAGACGTAGACCAGGGAGCACACGTTCCATGGCATGAACAACGGCAACAGGACGGCTGCCATCGTCCAGCAGCGCCGGGGCGTAGATTTTGATACCCAGGGTGTTTTGCATCATCGTCATTTCAGCACCACGTCATGAGTATCACCTTGAGATCGGGCGCCTCATTCCTGAGCGCGACACCGGGGGCAGCCAATCTTGCCCTGCTGGATCCAGCCTTCGGTAAAAGCGCCTAACAAAAATAAGGTTTGAGGGGCACCCCTTTCAAGATGTTGAATCAATGCGCCCGGAGGCGAGGACTCGAGCCGTGGCGACGTGCTGACGTGCAGTGCGTCCTGAGACGTAGCCCTTCTTCGTTTTCTTTTTGGGCCCCCGCGGGTGCTTGCGCAGACGCTTGGGCTGAGCGTGCTGCGCAATGCGGATGAGGGTTCGACTGAGTTGGAGAGGAGACTGCTCGTCGAAGGCGGTCCAAACGTCATCCCCCACAGCAATCATCATCCCGCCATAGGTGGCCTGCACTTCGGTAGCAACGAAGAAGGGGGAAAGTTCAATGCCCTCGGCCTTGGCCTCGGGGTGCGCTGCCTCGACTGCCGCCTGGATGACCGCCAGGATGTTGTAGGCCACCACGGCAGTCCCGAATGCGAGCAGCGCCGCTCGTGGATGACCCAGCGTCCGCACCTCACTATGGAGCGCAGACTCCAAGCTCTGAAACATGCCTTCGATGCTCCACCGTTTGCGGTACAAACACGCTACCTTCTCGGCGGAGAGCTTTTCTTTGGGAGCGTTGGTGAGCAGACGAATGAGGGGCTCCCCCTCCTCGGTGGGCTCATCCAGCTGAAGTTCGATGCGACGCAGCGTGAGCAGGCGCCCACCGTCGTCCTCCACCTGGACGGGCTGCTCGAAGACAACGCCCGTTTCCACACGGCCCACCCTCTTTCGCTTCCCCACCTCTGTAGGGCTGGGCGTGCGTCCATGCTCTCGGATGATGAAGGCGGCGTGCCTGTCCTCCAGGCCAAAGACAATCCGAGTCGTGGAGAAGTTCCTATCGGCTATCCACAAGTCGCCCTGCTGGGCGTGCTCCAGCACAGCAGCCACCAGCGTCCGCTCCTGAGCGTGTGCGTCCTCACACGGCACCACGTCCACCACCAAGCCCTGCTCCGGGGCGTACACTACCAGCGAGTGTCCGGGCAGGGCGGCGCCTCGAAACTCACGCAGCGGCTTGAGCCTTTTCTCGCTGGCAGGCAGATGATTGCCGTCCATGACTCGGACGCGATAGCCCTCTGCCCAGGGCTTCTCCCCTGTCCTCAGCGGCTGGACTACAGGCTCCAGTCGTTGGGCGCTGCCACGGACCAGAGCTCGCACCAAGTCCGGCTCCATTCGATTCACCTTCTCGTAGAGCGCAGCGATCGAGGTGCCTCCCTCTGTGGCCTTGGCGGCCGCATGCAGCGAGGGACGCAGCCCCATGGCCACCACGGACATCAACTCCACCACGGTGGAGAACAGCAACTCCCGGGTGTACTGCCTCTTCCGATGCGCCTCGAACAGTGAGTCCATCCACTCCGCGCTGACGGCACGCTGCAGCACCAGCCGGGCCATGACACTGACCGGGCTGTTTTTCACGAACCGCTCAAGGATTGCATCGAAGGCCATCACACCTCTCCAGTCGCAGAGGCCTCCTTGATTCGCCGCAGCAGTCCTCTATTCCCTCGGGCGCGCGCAGGGCGCTCATTTCCTGCTTTCTCTTGGTATATAGGCACCTTGAAAGGGGTGGGTTTGAGGGGTGGAATCAGGGAGGGACGGACAGGAGGGCCATGAGCCCCTGAGCCTCGTGGCTCGCGACCTCGTACCGGACACGTTGCGGGAGCGCGTCAAGTGTCCGCGCCTCCAAAGGCAGCCGTACACGCTCCACCGGGTTCGTTCCCCTTCGTTTCATCCAGGAGGAGGTGTCTGCTCTGCCTGCCCAGGAACTCCCCCCAGTGCCCGAGCCAACTGGAGCCTGGGGCGGTCGCCCCTGGAGGCCAGGCGGAACCCTTGGCGACGCTTCTTGTCCCGGAGGTACTTCCGTGCAGGCAGCCCCCTCTGCCAGCGGAGTGCGTGGGTCAGCGGAGAGCGCCTCGGGTAGGGAGCCGCCCGGGGGCGCCCGGGGGCTCGAACCTGTAGGGCAAGCAGACAGGTTGGGCCCCTTCGCCTCCGACAGCCTCTCCAGGGCGTCCTCGTGCTCCAGCGTGGGATGAGCGGGGGCGGTGTCTGTGCAGAGCGGGGGCAGTGATGACTCCCTGGGCTCCTGCGGGGGTGGAAGGCTGGCGAGCAGGTGCTCATCGCTGGCCTGGAGCAAGGCGGGCAACTCCCGGCGCAGCGACTGCGCGTCCTTGGCGGCCAGGGCGTGCATCGCACAGAGTGCCCATTGCCGAGTGGCCTGCCCATTCAGGTGCGGCCTCAGCCTCCGGGCCAGTCCTCGGTACGCGCGCTCCAGGGATTGCAGCAGCAGCGCCTGTCCGGGACGGTCCACCGCGCGCGTTGCCTGCCTCAGCAACTCGAACTCCAACTCTGCCCACCTGCTGGGGGTGTCGTCACGCCAGCGGGCCGCCTCCGCCAATTCGAAGCACAGGCCTGCCAGCGTGTCCAAGTCCCTGGCGGAGGCCTGCTGGCAACTCGCCCCCAGCAACTCCACGGCCGTCTCTCGCTTGAGGGCCAGAAACCCCTCCAGCAGCCTGCGCCTCTCCGGTTGAGCGGCGCCCGGGCCCTCCAGCACCACCCCCAGGTTCTCCAGGGTCACCGCCCCCTCCAAGGGGAGGGCTCGGCTGCGGCGGCCTGGGTGCTGCTCTATCAACTCTCTGGCGGCCAGGCGTTTCAGCGCTTCACGCACGGTGCTGCGTGAGAGGCCGTAGCGTTTGGCCAGAGTGTTTTCCGAGGGAAGAAAGCCGTCCTGGGGCAGCAGGCCTTGCGAAATCACCCGCTCCAGGTCCTGCTCCACGCGCCCGACGAGCCCCAACCCTTCCATATCCGTCCCCCCTCCTGGTTTCAGGCTGGGCCATCTTAACACTACTGCGTCAGGGTCCCAAAGGGTGAAAGGGGAGACCGAAAGGGTTGCGCCGAGAGCGCTCGGAGTGGGAGTGGTGGCAAGTGGGGCAGCGAGGTAGCCAAGAGGCAATCACCCGAGCCATGGCGAGCCGTGCGGTAATAAAGCTGTCGTGAAAGTGGCGCTCAGGCCTGGAGCGGCTGCGCGTAGGCTTCATCCGCCCTTCGGGCCGAGGGGGGAAAATGCCGCACGCGTTCAGCCACAATGAACGCGTAGCAGCACAGGGCCACAGAAACGTGATGATGCCAACCTGGGAAGAGACGGCCTTCATAATGATCCAGGCCCAGTTCGCCTTTGAGATCTTCGTAAACGCGCTCCGTTCTCCAGCGCTGCATGACCAGACGAATCAGCTGCTTTTTCGTTCTGTGTCCCGGCAGGGAAATGAGGAAATAGCTAGCAGGCTCGGGTTCCCCCTCGCGCCATTCGATGAGCAGCCAAAGCGGCTCCTGCTCCTTCTTTGGCACTCCTGCGGCATTCACCCGACGCAGGGCAAAGCGGGCTGACAGGTCCTTTTGGGTCCCCTTGCGCCAAGTGCAGCGTCGAAA
Protein-coding sequences here:
- a CDS encoding prolyl oligopeptidase family serine peptidase; the encoded protein is MPSKIALASLALLLPLTASAAAKAGKAPKPPVAEKKPVVDTYHGTAVEDPYQWLESNEPQVQEWTHGQNAYTRAVLDKLPGRDAIRQRIGELFTWQSPAYFGLMKAGDTLFALKSQPPRQQPLLVVLGSVEDVASERILLDPMEVDPSGHTSIDFYEPTLDGQKVAVSLSKNGTESGDVSVYDVATGKPLADEVVPRVNGGTAGGSLAWSADGKGYFYTRYPRGTERSGEDLNFFQQVYFHRLGTPTEKDSYALGKDFPRIAMTQLETSQDGQFTTALVANGDGGEYALYLFSASGQWTQISRFEDKVVGGRFGQDGALYLLSIQDAPRGKVLRLPLATPSLDKASVLVPEGQATLQGFLPTPGRLYIVEQLGGPSQLRMVDLKGQPLGLVPTLPVSSVGGLVRQGGDDILFANSSNVQPSAWYRYAAQEGKVLKTALVQTSPKDISGTEVIRDEAVSKDGTRIPLTILKPQGVKLNGNNPTLLTGYGGFNVPTTPGFNKASIAWLEQGGIIAIANLRGGSEFGEEWHANGALTKKQNVFDDFYACAKLLVEKKYTQPKKLGIQGGSNGGLLMGAELIQHPEMFGAVVARVGIYDMLRSERTPNGQFNSTEFGSVKDPEQFKALYAYSPYHHVEEGKKYPPVLFTAGANDPRVDPFHSRKMVARLQAATDNKSRILLRTAGGGHGGGTPLSERIEEMTDVYAFLFNELGVKYHPVKQVAAPKAK
- a CDS encoding serine/threonine-protein kinase; the encoded protein is MQTRRPPELNPALLPPGTAVGSWRVRAWAGGGVHGAVYQAVPWNDERANPVALKLALLPRDPRFAREVELLSRVRHPHIPRLRDSGTWQHPGGTLHPFLVMDWVDGTPLYDWAQQFRPSSQQVLRLLAQVARALQALHSQGCLHRDVKGGNVLVHPSGHRALLTDFGSGRYPDAATLTPGTLPPGTPAYRSPEACLFELQFFRDPQAHYAAQPTDDLYALGVTAYRLVTGEYPELAEPSKDASGIWHLEGIASPAPRALNPRVAPQLNALILRMLSVQPQERGSAEELAKAMEQAAEHPLPETTQSLFPQEMTEETAPVAQKSPLTPEATEPIGHPAHRRNGLSRLATVAVLLSLGAWAGWIARGQTPEPPAVVRQKSGGAHEEDGVPSGLGDAAATASSVASPNSSTPGVLAEDTPPTPVPGQMRPDAKGRCPHKRQIALNGSCWVELEREKCEALNLPVYKGTCYMPVFPPKRPPTSTPATQP
- a CDS encoding DUF5953 family protein; amino-acid sequence: MTMMQNTLGIKIYAPALLDDGSRPVAVVHAMERVLPGLRLAWTVSESHQLMPLPQRDAWLAQARKGGGFQLVCKNDESFPVTMFDLGLSATGPGRQALFEVHAEVPLDTTVLTVAADMLAAVAEGGRALWGHATPFRASTEIAAQTVHPQMPETPPRGLPALKLPEKIRSPEIPHRLGWLNYWSAAAARVIGFPDPARDADLLSRARRTAMDGWVVQLTDTPLDLDNPTHLGALQDAYERFPEIGARMAP
- the dacB gene encoding D-alanyl-D-alanine carboxypeptidase/D-alanyl-D-alanine endopeptidase, with protein sequence MRRAPLATLLLAVLALPACVHTRRPARPTLPAVAQELLAAIEQEGALAGALVVDAQTGRALFAHRERVRLLPASTMKLVSTSSALATLGPDFRFVTPVLLEGTHQGALFEGDVVVVSSGDPSLGSWRFPETVPVCEQISEALWGRGIRQWRGALRVESSEVDFDGPLGPGWAWDDAAYAMSAPPTPFVFRENVVDLALTRPEGTACAEPPAVQVSPPFATFPTTLQLDTSATKPGLSCVRARNAPGVRCVWRSSSDQCPRAASLRLSIDDPQALFTACVEDALSRKGLTRLPARSPSAPPPPQTRQSLLELISPPLSELVKATNKESLNLYADRLGLRFARERTGHEGFSALRTALAEELARRGISPREMRPVDGSGLSRYNLATAQGLVQVLFTSLKEPYGAALSDSLPIAGVDGTLANRRLSAQTLGRIRAKTGTLSSQKAFAGIAERPGDLEHPRVVFALMLGNMDEQPALSANDVFDRFAEALVNLPLQ
- a CDS encoding IS4 family transposase, with translation MARLVLQRAVSAEWMDSLFEAHRKRQYTRELLFSTVVELMSVVAMGLRPSLHAAAKATEGGTSIAALYEKVNRMEPDLVRALVRGSAQRLEPVVQPLRTGEKPWAEGYRVRVMDGNHLPASEKRLKPLREFRGAALPGHSLVVYAPEQGLVVDVVPCEDAHAQERTLVAAVLEHAQQGDLWIADRNFSTTRIVFGLEDRHAAFIIREHGRTPSPTEVGKRKRVGRVETGVVFEQPVQVEDDGGRLLTLRRIELQLDEPTEEGEPLIRLLTNAPKEKLSAEKVACLYRKRWSIEGMFQSLESALHSEVRTLGHPRAALLAFGTAVVAYNILAVIQAAVEAAHPEAKAEGIELSPFFVATEVQATYGGMMIAVGDDVWTAFDEQSPLQLSRTLIRIAQHAQPKRLRKHPRGPKKKTKKGYVSGRTARQHVATARVLASGRIDSTS